One genomic window of Halorhabdus sp. CBA1104 includes the following:
- the argC gene encoding N-acetyl-gamma-glutamyl-phosphate reductase: MSASEGEASLTTSVVGASGFTGGELLRLLAGHPDFEIAQATSRSKENKTIGHVHPNLRELDLRFSSPEDLESVDVLFAATPHGVSMDHIDAFQDAADTVVDLSADFRLDSESQYDEWYDGHSRPELLAESEYALPELNRENLAGADLIASGGCNATATILGLLPLFENDVLSGDEQIVVDVKVGSSEGGAGGGEASSHPERSGVVRPYAPTGHRHEAEIEQFLGTSVSFTVHAVEMIRGASATIHVFPEEPVSKGDLWGAYRGSYEDEPFVRMVAGGGGVYRYPEPKAVAGSNDAEVGFELDPGNKRVVVFSAIDNMMKGSAGQAVHAANIALGLEETAGLDFAGMHPVGSP, from the coding sequence ATGTCCGCGAGCGAGGGGGAAGCGTCACTCACTACCTCGGTCGTCGGTGCAAGTGGCTTCACCGGCGGCGAACTCCTGCGGTTGCTCGCCGGTCATCCCGATTTCGAGATCGCCCAGGCCACGAGTCGCTCGAAGGAGAACAAGACCATCGGTCACGTCCACCCGAACCTCCGTGAACTGGACCTGCGGTTCAGTTCGCCCGAGGATCTGGAGTCGGTGGACGTACTGTTCGCGGCGACGCCCCACGGCGTCTCGATGGACCACATCGACGCGTTCCAAGACGCGGCCGACACTGTCGTGGACCTCTCGGCTGACTTCCGCCTCGACTCGGAATCCCAGTACGACGAGTGGTACGACGGGCATTCACGGCCCGAGTTGCTGGCCGAATCCGAGTACGCCCTCCCGGAACTCAACCGCGAGAACCTGGCCGGCGCGGATCTGATCGCCTCCGGCGGCTGTAACGCGACGGCGACGATCCTCGGCCTGCTGCCGCTGTTCGAGAACGACGTCCTCTCGGGGGACGAACAGATCGTCGTCGACGTGAAAGTCGGGTCCTCGGAAGGTGGCGCAGGGGGCGGCGAGGCCTCCAGCCATCCCGAGCGCTCGGGTGTCGTCCGCCCCTATGCGCCGACGGGCCACCGCCACGAGGCCGAGATCGAGCAGTTCCTCGGGACGAGCGTCTCCTTTACCGTCCACGCGGTGGAGATGATCCGCGGCGCGAGCGCGACGATCCACGTCTTCCCCGAGGAGCCCGTCTCGAAAGGGGACCTTTGGGGGGCCTACCGCGGAAGCTACGAGGACGAACCGTTCGTTCGGATGGTCGCCGGCGGCGGTGGCGTCTATCGCTACCCCGAGCCGAAGGCCGTCGCGGGCTCGAACGACGCCGAGGTCGGCTTCGAACTCGATCCTGGAAACAAGCGTGTCGTCGTCTTCTCGGCCATCGACAACATGATG
- the lysX gene encoding lysine biosynthesis protein LysX — protein MNVGLLYSRIRQDEKLLLEELRERGHEVTKIDVRKQRFGLDSPPADFEGVDVVLDRCLATSRSLYATEFLDAYDIPVVNSHATAETCADKVTNSLELQKAGVPTPKTEVAFTKDTALEIIEDFGYPCVLKPVIGSWGRLMAKIDTKDAAEAILEHKATLGHYEHKVFYVQEFVEKPGRDIRVLATDGEPIAAMVRSSDHWLTNAAKGAETDVFELDDRARELVAEASEAVGGGLLGIDLMETGVDSDGNPTGYTVHEVNHTVEFKALNDAVETDVPGQVVDWLETKAEVNE, from the coding sequence ATGAACGTCGGATTGCTGTACTCGCGCATTCGCCAGGACGAGAAACTCCTGCTCGAAGAGTTGCGCGAGCGCGGCCACGAGGTGACGAAAATCGACGTGCGCAAACAGCGCTTCGGCCTCGATTCGCCCCCGGCGGATTTCGAGGGCGTCGATGTCGTCCTCGATCGCTGTCTGGCGACCAGCCGGAGTCTCTACGCGACGGAGTTTCTGGACGCCTACGATATCCCGGTCGTCAACAGTCACGCGACGGCCGAAACCTGTGCCGATAAGGTGACCAACAGCCTCGAACTGCAGAAAGCCGGCGTCCCGACGCCGAAGACGGAAGTCGCGTTCACCAAGGACACGGCCTTAGAGATCATCGAAGACTTCGGCTATCCCTGCGTGCTCAAGCCCGTCATCGGCTCGTGGGGCCGCTTGATGGCCAAGATCGACACGAAGGATGCCGCCGAGGCGATCCTCGAACACAAGGCGACGCTGGGTCACTACGAGCACAAGGTCTTCTACGTCCAGGAGTTCGTCGAGAAACCAGGCCGGGACATCCGCGTGCTGGCGACCGACGGCGAGCCGATCGCGGCGATGGTTCGCTCCTCGGATCATTGGCTGACCAACGCCGCGAAGGGTGCTGAAACCGATGTCTTCGAACTGGACGATCGCGCCCGCGAACTCGTCGCAGAGGCCAGCGAGGCCGTCGGCGGCGGTCTCCTGGGTATCGATCTCATGGAAACCGGTGTTGATTCAGACGGCAACCCCACCGGCTACACCGTCCACGAGGTCAATCACACCGTCGAGTTCAAGGCGCTGAACGACGCCGTCGAGACGGACGTGCCCGGCCAGGTCGTCGACTGGCTGGAGACGAAAGCGGAGGTGAACGAGTGA
- the argH gene encoding argininosuccinate lyase, which produces MPEEPTDESGTDGDSVVRRERFSGGPARGFLSSLAADERIFAADLAVDRAHVVMLAEQGIVEAETAGEILAALDDIEAAGHDALPDGEDVHEAIETAVIDRVGPDGGRMHTARSRNDEVATCIRYRLREDLLDAIEATLEARGALIETAEAEGETVMPGFTHLQPAQPTTVAHWALSYERALARETARLFDAYERTNQSPLGAAAFAGTPFDVDRERTAELLGFDGVMANTMDAVSARDFLVESTAHLATLATTLSGLAEDVVLYANKGYIEVDDAYASTSSIMPQKKNPDTLELVRARAGDAAAGLNGLLTTLKGLPRAYNRDLQRAGGHAWRTIDGVSEATEVAAGAIATAEWNDAALADAAGEGFSTATGVADALAMAGVPFRTAHEVVAAAAETAGETDFQTLEAATRKVLDKSLTEFVDRETVEATLDPTESVASRDSPGGPAPEAVAEQVVTAREDHAADSDALAERRETRAKADAALQAEVETYV; this is translated from the coding sequence ATGCCCGAGGAACCCACGGACGAGAGCGGGACCGACGGCGATAGCGTCGTTCGCCGCGAGCGCTTCAGCGGCGGCCCCGCCCGGGGGTTCCTCTCGTCGCTCGCCGCGGATGAGCGCATCTTCGCCGCTGACCTCGCAGTCGATCGCGCCCACGTCGTGATGCTCGCCGAACAGGGGATCGTCGAGGCGGAGACCGCTGGCGAGATCCTGGCCGCACTCGACGACATCGAAGCGGCAGGTCACGACGCCCTGCCCGACGGCGAAGACGTCCACGAGGCTATCGAGACGGCCGTCATCGACCGCGTCGGTCCTGACGGCGGTCGGATGCACACCGCCCGCTCGCGTAACGACGAGGTGGCGACCTGCATTCGTTACCGCCTACGCGAGGACCTGCTGGACGCGATCGAGGCGACGCTCGAAGCGCGCGGCGCGCTGATCGAGACCGCCGAGGCCGAGGGCGAAACCGTCATGCCCGGCTTCACCCACCTCCAGCCGGCCCAGCCGACGACCGTCGCTCACTGGGCACTGTCCTACGAGCGCGCGCTGGCCCGCGAGACGGCCCGCCTGTTCGATGCCTACGAGCGCACGAACCAGTCGCCGCTCGGCGCGGCCGCCTTCGCGGGGACACCCTTCGATGTCGACCGCGAGCGGACGGCCGAACTGCTGGGCTTCGACGGAGTGATGGCCAACACGATGGACGCCGTCTCGGCGCGGGATTTCCTCGTGGAGTCGACCGCCCACCTGGCGACCCTGGCGACGACCCTCTCGGGACTCGCCGAGGACGTCGTGCTCTACGCGAATAAAGGATACATCGAGGTCGACGACGCCTATGCCTCGACCTCCTCGATCATGCCCCAGAAGAAGAACCCCGACACGCTCGAACTCGTCCGCGCACGTGCGGGTGACGCCGCGGCGGGACTCAACGGCCTGTTGACGACGCTGAAAGGGTTGCCACGGGCGTACAACCGCGACCTCCAGCGGGCCGGCGGGCACGCCTGGCGGACGATCGATGGCGTCAGCGAGGCCACCGAAGTCGCTGCCGGCGCGATTGCCACAGCCGAGTGGAACGACGCGGCGCTGGCCGACGCGGCAGGCGAGGGCTTTTCGACCGCGACGGGCGTCGCCGACGCCTTAGCGATGGCCGGCGTCCCCTTCAGGACGGCCCACGAGGTTGTCGCGGCCGCGGCCGAAACGGCCGGGGAAACGGACTTCCAGACGCTTGAGGCCGCCACGCGGAAAGTACTCGACAAATCATTGACCGAGTTCGTCGACCGCGAAACGGTCGAGGCAACGCTCGATCCCACAGAGAGCGTCGCCAGTCGCGACTCTCCCGGCGGCCCGGCCCCAGAGGCCGTCGCCGAGCAGGTTGTGACGGCCCGCGAGGACCACGCGGCAGACAGCGACGCGCTGGCCGAGCGCCGGGAGACGCGTGCGAAAGCGGACGCCGCGCTACAGGCAGAGGTGGAGACGTATGTTTGA
- a CDS encoding argininosuccinate synthase produces the protein MTHSTTQQDGNGTVALAFSGGLDTTVCVPLLKEEYGYDDVIGVTVDVGQPDYEFDEAEETAEALGLDHYVVDAREEFADLCLSAVEANADYQGYPLGTALARPVIAEGIAAVAREQGCSALAHGCTGKGNDQLRFEAVWRDTDMDVIAPIRELGLTREWENEYAEEKGLPVEGGAGGRYSIDTNLWSRSIEGSELEDPATIPEDDIYLWTDNPSGKEAELVEITFEDGTAVAVDGEELGSVELIEQLNEIAGAHGVGRTDMMEDRMLGLKVRENYEHPAATVLLTAHEALEGLVLTAEERQFKTSIDQRWSEKAYEGLIDAPLVKDLEGFIGETQSRVTGTVTVKLEGGHCRAVSRESEYSVYNESAASFNEEAVTGGITQDDATGVAKYHGFQSRLASEVTESLADEE, from the coding sequence ATGACACACTCCACGACACAACAGGACGGAAACGGCACAGTTGCACTCGCCTTCTCGGGCGGGCTGGATACCACAGTCTGCGTACCGCTACTCAAAGAGGAATACGGCTACGACGACGTCATCGGCGTCACGGTCGACGTCGGCCAACCCGACTACGAGTTCGACGAAGCCGAGGAGACGGCCGAGGCACTGGGCCTGGACCACTACGTCGTCGACGCCCGCGAGGAGTTCGCCGACCTCTGCCTGTCCGCCGTCGAGGCCAACGCCGACTACCAGGGCTATCCGCTGGGAACCGCCCTCGCACGGCCGGTCATCGCCGAGGGAATCGCCGCGGTCGCCAGAGAGCAGGGCTGTAGTGCCCTCGCGCACGGCTGTACTGGCAAGGGCAACGATCAGTTGCGCTTCGAGGCCGTCTGGCGCGACACCGACATGGACGTCATTGCGCCGATCCGCGAACTCGGGCTCACCCGCGAGTGGGAAAACGAGTACGCCGAGGAGAAGGGTCTGCCCGTCGAGGGCGGGGCCGGCGGTCGCTACTCCATCGACACGAACCTCTGGAGTCGCTCGATCGAGGGCTCGGAACTCGAAGACCCCGCAACGATCCCCGAGGACGACATCTACCTCTGGACGGACAATCCGTCAGGGAAAGAGGCCGAACTCGTCGAGATCACCTTCGAGGACGGCACTGCGGTCGCCGTCGACGGCGAGGAACTCGGCTCGGTCGAACTCATCGAACAACTCAACGAGATCGCTGGCGCTCACGGCGTCGGCCGCACGGACATGATGGAAGACCGGATGCTCGGCCTGAAGGTCCGCGAGAACTACGAGCACCCCGCGGCGACGGTGCTGCTGACGGCCCACGAGGCCCTGGAAGGGCTCGTCCTCACCGCCGAGGAACGCCAGTTCAAGACCTCCATCGACCAGCGCTGGTCCGAGAAGGCCTACGAGGGACTGATCGACGCACCCCTCGTGAAAGACCTCGAAGGGTTCATCGGCGAAACGCAGTCCCGCGTGACCGGGACAGTGACGGTCAAGCTCGAAGGCGGGCACTGCCGGGCCGTCTCGCGTGAATCCGAGTACTCGGTGTACAACGAGTCGGCGGCCTCGTTCAACGAGGAGGCCGTCACCGGCGGGATTACACAGGACGACGCCACCGGCGTCGCGAAGTACCACGGGTTCCAGTCGCGCCTGGCCAGCGAGGTCACCGAGTCTCTGGCCGACGAGGAGTGA
- a CDS encoding 2'-5' RNA ligase family protein: protein MYSLNVPVPSSVARLASELAREVPRAQERTRGEHTLVLKRLGQDRSVPRLQAQIREYLAGQPPFEAQVTGIDYFANATNGPSPVVYLTVESPELRRVHAKLVAKFSPVEGMEGDDYSPHVTIARGGDRATTTGLAERSIEPITWTVSRLTVRDARRGEPASSVSLPI, encoded by the coding sequence GTGTACAGTCTGAACGTCCCCGTTCCCTCGTCGGTTGCCCGACTGGCGAGTGAACTCGCCCGGGAAGTGCCACGGGCCCAGGAACGAACGCGCGGCGAGCACACGCTGGTGCTCAAGCGACTCGGGCAGGATCGATCGGTGCCGCGACTCCAGGCCCAGATCCGGGAGTATCTCGCTGGGCAGCCGCCATTCGAGGCACAAGTGACTGGTATCGATTACTTCGCCAACGCGACGAACGGCCCCTCGCCCGTCGTCTATCTCACCGTCGAGAGTCCCGAACTCCGGCGCGTTCACGCGAAACTCGTCGCGAAGTTCTCCCCGGTCGAAGGGATGGAAGGCGACGACTACTCCCCACACGTCACGATCGCCCGGGGCGGCGATCGGGCGACGACCACCGGACTGGCCGAGCGCTCGATCGAGCCGATCACCTGGACGGTCTCGCGACTGACCGTTCGTGACGCCCGACGCGGTGAGCCCGCAAGTAGTGTCTCTCTGCCAATCTGA
- a CDS encoding CBS domain-containing protein gives MRRIRIGSAFGIPIQLDVTFLLVLPLFAWIIGAQVGQSVELMNEVWGAGIPIEPLSTGAFPYVLGITAAVGLFACVVLHELGHSVVAMRFGFPISSITLWLFGGIAQLEEMPEDWKQELFIAIAGPAVSVALAGISYAGFWLVPTGEAVGIASVKFLLGYFALMNVALAIFNMLPGFPMDGGRVLRALLARTRPFARATQIAAEVGKLFALLLGLFGLFGGGGLFLVAIAFFIYIGASSEAQMTTMKAAFEGVTVRDVMTPADRVQSVDPDMSVAELMELMFRERHTGFPVVENDEIVGLVTLEDARAVREVEREAFTVSDVMTTDLRTIGPDEDAMAALTRLQENNIGRLLVMEAGEFAGLLTRTDLMTALDIIKQSGRDRLVGGGSFGNRTVPTTGRDADDDISKEDRRFED, from the coding sequence ATGCGACGCATCCGGATCGGTAGCGCCTTCGGGATCCCGATACAGCTGGACGTTACGTTCCTGCTGGTACTCCCGCTGTTTGCCTGGATCATCGGCGCGCAGGTCGGCCAGTCGGTCGAACTCATGAACGAGGTCTGGGGGGCCGGCATCCCCATCGAGCCACTGTCGACGGGTGCGTTCCCGTACGTCCTGGGGATCACTGCGGCCGTCGGCCTGTTTGCCTGCGTCGTCCTCCACGAACTGGGCCACTCGGTCGTCGCAATGCGGTTTGGCTTTCCGATCTCGTCGATCACGTTGTGGCTCTTTGGCGGGATCGCCCAGCTCGAGGAGATGCCCGAAGACTGGAAACAGGAACTGTTCATCGCGATCGCCGGCCCCGCCGTCAGCGTGGCCCTCGCTGGCATCTCGTATGCCGGCTTCTGGCTCGTGCCGACGGGCGAGGCGGTCGGGATCGCGTCGGTGAAGTTCCTGCTTGGGTACTTCGCGCTGATGAACGTCGCCCTGGCGATCTTCAACATGCTGCCCGGCTTCCCGATGGACGGCGGACGGGTCCTCCGGGCGCTGCTCGCCCGGACGCGCCCGTTCGCCCGGGCGACCCAGATCGCCGCCGAGGTCGGGAAGCTCTTTGCCCTCCTGCTCGGGTTGTTCGGCCTGTTCGGCGGCGGCGGCCTGTTTCTGGTCGCGATCGCCTTCTTCATTTACATCGGCGCATCCAGTGAAGCCCAGATGACGACGATGAAAGCCGCCTTCGAGGGCGTGACCGTCCGAGACGTGATGACGCCGGCCGATCGGGTTCAGTCGGTCGATCCGGACATGTCGGTCGCGGAGTTGATGGAACTCATGTTCCGGGAACGCCACACGGGCTTTCCCGTCGTCGAGAACGACGAGATCGTCGGGCTGGTGACCTTAGAAGACGCCCGTGCCGTCCGGGAAGTCGAACGCGAGGCCTTCACCGTTTCGGACGTGATGACGACCGATCTGCGGACGATCGGCCCGGACGAAGACGCGATGGCGGCCCTGACGCGCCTCCAAGAGAACAACATCGGGCGGCTGTTGGTCATGGAGGCCGGGGAGTTCGCTGGCTTGCTCACCCGGACAGACCTCATGACCGCTCTGGATATCATCAAGCAGAGTGGCCGCGACCGACTCGTGGGTGGCGGATCGTTCGGGAATAGGACGGTCCCGACGACTGGTCGAGATGCCGACGACGACATCTCCAAAGAAGACCGCCGCTTCGAGGACTGA
- a CDS encoding DEAD/DEAH box helicase: MSQQLSAVDTLFVHEDGEDFRVVVQQDGQRVLGGRLEVKETSAGPRPARLRVQRGSQEDLRSPDQFVELARRADRIRVSEQTSSRGRRVAREMLDAYQLEAKVVRTCRYCASSGEYAPITSETAIAADGDDICPDCAIAELERELAYHGDVTGTARDRLEALLLEVQDLERIKNLLSGELDPELTKFDEISATVEDVDLVPTDSLSLHPGMQQKLESQFEELLPVQSLAVEHGVTDGQDQLVVSATATGKTLIGEMAGIDRVLNGKGKMLFLVPLVALANQKYQDFQEEYGDLVDVSLRVGSSRIRGEGGGFDPSADIIVGTYEGIDHALRVGHDLGEIGTVVIDEVHTLGEGERGHRLDGLISRLKYYCEEGGGTAVRDDRGGQTSAPGNTQWIYLSATVGNPGSLADSLEAQLIEFEERPVPIERHVTFADDYEKVDIENKLVKRAFDTKSSKGYRGQTIIFTNSRRRCHEISRRLEYSSAPYHAGLDNSRRGKVESMFADQELSAVVTTAALAAGVDFPASQVIFDSLAMGIEWLTVQEFSQMLGRAGRPDYHDKGTVYLLVEPDGVYHNSQEMTEDEVAFKLLKGEMEPVMNRYDESAAVEETLANVVVGGSATKRLNGRMLGEVPTKHALGKLLEYEFIDGLEPTPLGRAVTRHFLSPDRAFLLLDGIRKGMDPFEIVADAELADEQR; this comes from the coding sequence GTGTCCCAGCAGCTTTCGGCCGTCGACACGCTATTCGTCCACGAAGACGGCGAGGACTTTCGGGTGGTCGTCCAGCAGGACGGACAGCGGGTACTTGGCGGTCGACTGGAGGTCAAAGAGACCTCGGCCGGTCCCCGCCCGGCCCGCCTTCGGGTCCAGCGGGGCAGCCAGGAGGATCTGCGCAGCCCCGACCAGTTCGTCGAACTGGCTCGCCGGGCCGACCGGATCCGCGTCTCCGAACAGACCTCCAGTCGTGGTCGACGGGTCGCCCGCGAGATGCTCGATGCCTACCAACTCGAAGCGAAGGTCGTCCGGACCTGTCGGTACTGTGCCTCCAGTGGCGAGTACGCGCCGATCACGAGCGAGACGGCGATCGCTGCCGACGGCGACGATATCTGTCCGGACTGTGCGATCGCGGAACTGGAGCGTGAACTCGCCTACCACGGCGACGTGACGGGTACTGCCCGCGATCGCCTCGAAGCGCTCTTGCTCGAAGTCCAGGATCTCGAACGCATCAAGAACCTCCTCTCTGGGGAACTCGATCCGGAACTCACGAAGTTCGACGAGATCAGCGCCACCGTCGAGGACGTCGATCTCGTCCCAACTGACTCGCTGAGCCTCCATCCGGGCATGCAACAGAAACTCGAATCCCAGTTCGAGGAACTTCTGCCGGTCCAGAGTCTGGCGGTCGAGCACGGCGTCACGGATGGACAGGACCAACTCGTGGTCTCGGCGACGGCGACCGGGAAGACGCTGATCGGCGAGATGGCCGGGATCGATCGGGTCCTCAACGGCAAGGGAAAGATGCTGTTTTTGGTCCCGCTCGTGGCGCTGGCAAACCAGAAATACCAGGACTTTCAAGAGGAGTACGGCGATCTCGTCGACGTGAGTCTCCGCGTTGGCTCCAGTCGTATCCGGGGTGAAGGTGGCGGGTTCGACCCGAGTGCGGACATCATCGTTGGTACCTACGAGGGAATCGATCATGCCCTGCGGGTCGGCCACGATCTCGGCGAGATCGGGACGGTCGTCATCGACGAGGTCCACACCCTCGGTGAGGGCGAGCGCGGCCACCGTCTGGACGGTCTCATTTCGCGGCTGAAGTACTACTGTGAGGAAGGCGGTGGGACGGCGGTCCGTGACGATCGGGGCGGGCAGACGAGTGCGCCCGGCAACACCCAGTGGATTTACCTCTCGGCGACCGTCGGCAATCCGGGCTCGCTGGCGGACTCCCTGGAGGCGCAACTCATCGAGTTCGAGGAACGGCCCGTGCCGATCGAACGGCACGTCACTTTCGCCGACGACTACGAGAAAGTCGATATCGAGAACAAACTCGTCAAGCGGGCTTTCGACACGAAATCCTCGAAGGGATATCGCGGCCAGACGATCATCTTCACCAACTCACGGCGGCGCTGTCACGAGATCTCTCGTCGACTGGAGTACTCCTCGGCTCCCTATCACGCCGGGCTGGACAACAGCCGCCGCGGCAAAGTCGAGTCGATGTTTGCCGACCAGGAACTGTCCGCCGTCGTCACGACGGCAGCGCTTGCGGCCGGCGTCGACTTCCCGGCCTCCCAGGTCATTTTCGACTCCCTGGCGATGGGCATCGAGTGGCTGACCGTCCAAGAGTTCTCTCAGATGCTCGGGCGGGCCGGCCGGCCCGATTACCACGACAAAGGGACGGTCTACCTGCTGGTCGAACCCGACGGCGTCTATCACAACAGCCAGGAAATGACCGAAGACGAGGTGGCATTCAAGCTCCTCAAAGGAGAGATGGAACCCGTCATGAATCGCTACGACGAGAGCGCAGCTGTCGAGGAGACGCTGGCGAACGTCGTCGTCGGCGGCAGTGCGACCAAGCGACTCAACGGTCGGATGCTCGGTGAGGTGCCGACCAAACACGCTCTTGGAAAGCTTCTGGAGTACGAGTTCATCGATGGCCTGGAGCCGACGCCGCTAGGACGGGCCGTGACGCGGCACTTCCTCTCGCCCGATCGGGCGTTCCTGCTACTGGACGGGATCCGCAAGGGAATGGACCCCTTCGAGATCGTCGCCGACGCGGAGTTGGCTGATGAACAGCGATGA
- a CDS encoding alpha-glucosidase, producing the protein MDTHVETSEDSLDREWWTEAVVYQIYPRSFNDSDGDGVGDLSGIVENVAYLDELGVDAVWLSPVYESPGEDNGYDISDYRAIDDQYGELADWERLVECLHDRDIRLIMDLVINHTADEHAWFQRSRAGEEPYDDYYIWREGDPAEPPNNWESIFGGPAWSYDDQREAWYLHVFDESQPDLNWRNPDVRREIADVISWWREKGTDGFRIDAASHISKPEGLPDGDPDTDPTGIAHYSHGPTLDAYLEELTERTLGEAGVMTVAEMGHTTVEQAAEYVASESNGLEMVFQFDHVGIGDSPEDLFDPEASDEWDLTALKDIVTRQQTEIAWPAPFLGNHDLPRAVSLFGDDERYHRESATLLATFLLTLRGTPFVYQGDAIGMHNAEFQHLAEIDDVMTIGRVESLQEAGVIDSHEEVRQFVNERSRDHARTPMQWTDGKHAGFTDGSPWLKVNERYTEINVEAARADTHSVLAHYRELIDLRHEWAVLVDGDYELLLPEDEQLYAYRRTLSEETALIVLNWSAEPATFESPVPTDGADAVTGNYTDVPSTPDGTTFRPYEAAIYRL; encoded by the coding sequence ATGGACACGCACGTCGAGACGAGCGAGGACAGCCTCGATCGTGAGTGGTGGACCGAAGCCGTCGTCTACCAGATCTACCCACGGAGTTTCAACGACAGCGACGGCGACGGCGTTGGCGACCTCTCGGGTATCGTCGAGAACGTCGCGTATCTCGACGAGCTAGGTGTCGATGCCGTCTGGCTGTCTCCAGTGTACGAATCGCCCGGCGAGGACAACGGCTACGACATCAGCGACTACCGCGCTATCGACGACCAGTACGGCGAGCTAGCAGACTGGGAGCGCCTCGTCGAGTGCCTCCACGACCGGGACATCCGCCTCATCATGGACCTGGTGATCAACCACACCGCAGACGAACACGCGTGGTTCCAGCGGTCCCGAGCCGGTGAGGAACCCTACGACGACTACTACATCTGGCGAGAAGGCGACCCCGCGGAACCCCCGAACAACTGGGAGTCGATCTTCGGCGGGCCGGCCTGGTCGTACGACGACCAGCGCGAAGCGTGGTATCTCCACGTCTTCGACGAGAGCCAACCCGACCTCAACTGGCGCAATCCCGACGTTCGCCGGGAGATCGCCGACGTGATCAGCTGGTGGCGCGAGAAGGGGACCGACGGGTTCCGGATCGACGCGGCCTCACACATTTCGAAGCCCGAAGGCCTCCCGGACGGCGATCCGGACACCGATCCGACCGGGATCGCCCACTACAGCCACGGCCCCACCCTGGACGCGTATCTCGAAGAACTCACCGAGCGCACACTGGGCGAGGCCGGGGTGATGACTGTCGCCGAGATGGGCCACACGACCGTCGAACAGGCCGCCGAGTACGTCGCCAGTGAGTCAAATGGCCTCGAGATGGTGTTCCAGTTCGATCACGTCGGAATCGGAGACAGTCCCGAGGACCTCTTCGACCCGGAAGCGAGCGACGAGTGGGACCTCACGGCCTTGAAGGACATCGTGACGCGACAGCAAACTGAGATCGCCTGGCCGGCACCGTTCCTCGGTAATCACGATCTGCCGCGTGCCGTTTCGCTATTCGGCGACGACGAACGATACCATCGCGAGTCGGCGACACTGCTTGCCACGTTCCTGTTGACGCTGCGGGGCACACCGTTCGTCTATCAGGGCGACGCGATCGGAATGCACAACGCCGAGTTCCAGCATCTGGCCGAGATCGATGACGTAATGACGATCGGTCGGGTCGAATCGCTCCAGGAAGCCGGCGTCATCGATTCTCACGAGGAGGTCCGCCAGTTCGTCAACGAGCGGAGCCGGGACCACGCCCGGACGCCGATGCAGTGGACCGACGGCAAACACGCCGGCTTCACCGACGGCAGCCCCTGGCTCAAAGTCAACGAGCGCTACACCGAGATCAACGTCGAGGCCGCACGCGCCGACACACACTCGGTGCTCGCCCACTACCGAGAACTGATCGACCTGCGCCACGAGTGGGCCGTCCTCGTCGACGGCGACTACGAACTACTGCTCCCCGAAGACGAGCAACTCTACGCCTACAGGCGGACACTGAGCGAGGAGACGGCACTGATCGTGCTCAACTGGTCGGCCGAACCGGCCACCTTCGAGTCGCCGGTCCCGACCGACGGTGCTGACGCCGTTACCGGAAACTACACCGACGTTCCGTCGACCCCTGACGGGACGACGTTCCGCCCCTACGAAGCAGCGATATACAGGCTCTGA